A window of Deltaproteobacteria bacterium contains these coding sequences:
- a CDS encoding SCO family protein produces the protein METGKLMERILFDCLGAPFRAGRPLFWVLLCAAIFLSPPAAGSQQIDTETLRKAVLAAEWAEGVQLDNYRLVDQDGVEFELYDYFKDDRPLVIGFIYTRCPHICPTITGALKKAVDEARKELGDSFDVLTIGFDTDHDTVESIRNYGLRFTDDFKRFRFAVGDRETIEKLTKQLGFFHRRKDDGSFDHIDMVSIVKPDGQVYRQVYSIRTQGYKLKERLSEIISGQIPEEGPPSLIDQIKYFCYRYDPYSDSYVIDWPVFIGFFVQFVVIMIIIVAVWGGRFVAFIKRLAGGGKSAPS, from the coding sequence ATGGAGACAGGGAAACTGATGGAACGTATCCTCTTTGACTGCCTCGGCGCGCCTTTTCGCGCCGGCAGGCCCCTCTTCTGGGTCCTGCTGTGCGCCGCCATCTTCCTGTCTCCCCCTGCGGCCGGCTCTCAGCAGATAGACACCGAGACGCTGCGCAAGGCGGTGCTCGCCGCCGAGTGGGCCGAGGGCGTCCAGCTCGACAACTACAGGCTCGTCGACCAGGACGGCGTGGAGTTCGAGCTCTACGACTACTTCAAGGACGACCGCCCCCTGGTGATAGGCTTCATATACACCAGGTGCCCCCACATCTGCCCGACCATCACGGGAGCGCTCAAGAAGGCCGTCGACGAGGCCCGCAAGGAGTTGGGCGACTCCTTCGATGTCCTCACCATCGGTTTCGACACGGACCACGACACGGTGGAGAGCATACGCAACTACGGCCTGCGCTTCACCGACGACTTCAAGCGCTTCCGTTTCGCCGTCGGCGACCGCGAGACTATCGAAAAGCTCACCAAGCAGCTCGGCTTCTTCCACCGCCGCAAGGACGACGGTAGCTTCGATCACATAGACATGGTGAGCATCGTCAAGCCCGACGGCCAGGTCTACCGCCAGGTCTACAGCATACGGACCCAGGGGTACAAGCTCAAGGAACGCCTCTCGGAGATCATTTCGGGCCAGATACCCGAGGAGGGTCCCCCCTCCCTCATCGACCAGATAAAGTATTTCTGCTACCGTTACGACCCCTACAGCGACAGCTACGTCATAGACTGGCCGGTCTTCATCGGATTCTTCGTCCAGTTCGTGGTCATAATGATAATCATCGTCGCCGTCTGGGGAGGCCGTTTCGTGGCCTTTATCAAGAGACTCGCAGGTGGCGGCAAGTCAGCCCCGTCCTGA